A single window of Nitrospiria bacterium DNA harbors:
- a CDS encoding DUF4197 domain-containing protein has protein sequence MKKSYFIILYVLIFSASPSKAGFLDNIMENLDLSSQQGLEDKTVISGLKEALSLGTDKAVKKVSSIDGYLANQAIKIPMPEKIQKVADVLATVGFQEQVDNFIISMNRAAEKSAPQATSYFVNALKEMTFEDAKEILNGGNTAATDYFKLKKWDKLYNAFRPAVSSSMNDIGVTRFYKDMMDKYTSLPFVKEETLDLDNYVTNKSLDGLFYMIAREEEKIRTDPPARVTDLLKKVFQK, from the coding sequence ATGAAAAAATCTTACTTTATCATTTTATATGTTCTTATTTTTTCAGCTTCTCCAAGTAAGGCTGGGTTTTTAGATAACATTATGGAAAACCTTGATCTTTCGTCGCAGCAGGGACTTGAGGACAAGACAGTGATCTCAGGCCTTAAAGAAGCCCTTTCCTTAGGCACTGATAAGGCTGTAAAAAAGGTTTCAAGCATTGACGGATACTTGGCAAATCAAGCCATAAAAATACCTATGCCTGAAAAAATTCAGAAAGTGGCAGACGTTCTTGCTACGGTGGGCTTTCAAGAACAAGTTGATAATTTCATAATCAGTATGAACCGGGCGGCTGAAAAGTCTGCACCTCAAGCAACATCGTACTTTGTAAATGCATTAAAGGAAATGACCTTCGAAGATGCCAAAGAGATATTAAACGGAGGGAACACAGCAGCCACGGATTATTTCAAGTTAAAAAAATGGGATAAACTTTATAATGCCTTCAGACCTGCTGTTTCATCGAGTATGAACGACATCGGTGTAACTCGTTTTTATAAAGATATGATGGATAAATATACATCATTGCCTTTTGTTAAGGAAGAAACCCTTGACCTCGACAACTATGTAACCAATAAATCACTGGATGGGCTTTTTTATATGATAGCCCGTGAGGAGGAAAAGATAAGAACTGATCCTCCCGCACGGGTTACTGATCTTTTAAAAAAAGTATTTCAAAAATAG